In Bombus pyrosoma isolate SC7728 linkage group LG18, ASM1482585v1, whole genome shotgun sequence, a single genomic region encodes these proteins:
- the LOC122577283 gene encoding trichohyalin-like isoform X1, which produces MSQSEDAYAPEEPTPDIPISLLDIQMPETPDSTKGQTSDGDTPRLESPKMLKPVLGKLQAKKRLMAFANKFNMPPKLQNKSNLLQAHSTKVSKSKSMPNDNGKSSKNDSSTIVNIDSDSVQFHNRHSSGGKSKKKTEEKILAIEEIRREESKSKMLLAEAMAAASLEEENYANRNGQNVLENVKILRERSRQDDVNVSYKSGSKSTIENKYSERRRYGREERRDSANKESKDYNGSKERYYKVSRDKEQRRKDKDRKDDKDKREDSNKYEENRDRKDEERDKKDNDKWEDVREKKGIKEKKESLKEKRSDSQEKPEIKDRKEKEKDKDKGKERDIMNSSSWVELKKCGILIDDIIEIKRRDHSERPIKNRTAEDYLRHFEQMLMINDCRLKRYAFIAEGLEGPKEYPPESVRATKRGRPQLFYSENPRMSLFINHQQILQAVTVDHREKMRDICEADFIRNDTEAAEKSQRTRNWYPKTGIYKSEGNDKWHVPINVQLPRSKWDSEDEDRLSGTGKEQGNVVKSSNITSKQEPEEFSPRLSTIEEDINKDKKMINEDEASSVKKIDDNRQSTSPLLQSAGNEKLASEYEQFMKMVCSDIPMSKEFSPKPNKASTSTLSYHEFNIETNLPNDNNFSFVEHSISGKSDKNNSNKIEEKFKSSESRQNLENISKIEDDQISSNSSHIQVQKRVRVESKNIHDKSESEDSKSIPSDWENVRIKVERMSDENSDSKETRKKKRRKKVTSSSSESSSSSSSSDSEEEVKRRKRKRKISNDSDSLSDSDSSDSSSSSSDSSSSDDKRKKRKKKKRKAEKRKKKAKRIAKTKKKRRRKVSSDSSSSDSSEDRKKKRVATRKSKQKKEYNVKQDNREDIIKTIQKSPLESSSLENAKLVRSQVPLKKIKEEVKVENRKRSSDKHDVWNKDQELVRKVISDSDIHNKTHKDEEKRNKVEERYLEEWEMDSVIMPQKGEKLSKSNVEKVENTDIQNIRKIERKEERCKKDDKNKNDERLEEKCSSMSKEIIPGSLKIEEDADGKKKRKRDKEKKDSSEFLADWKKESERISQQIMQDEIKLSKKLDKQKREKWGETEFDTLNVPSLTQLEKEVNKRQLLADEWEVDSLEAVSDLMINKKKTSRISKKLEKEVRYDKKTDTYIAIEKETVKECKKRQDRLSAMRIWEEEQEEGEKEALMLLEQKSKRKRDDWDIEEESFLREKSDRKESVEDSITIIESIHKEVNAVSKNVDASMKHDVVTSKKSKKSRWDMESQSEEKIKLKTPVMWEEECAEWTKVNKFDHDIERVSLECCDSILAKTKIKDEDVCMVEQQLRKSTSKNSTSTDIIDLFPRKCQDIDLLESSWTPEEHTRCKSRIRSFGNSSQENMLFDKTKELTPSKEQCTAEQLKDIFEIDVKLTKKNTELYSPSSPAGSQKSEDMEIFKDNQVNLKESLLHNKLKNETLVMSDDESVPNIPLQIKYRDGKYAKAAVMKEEFEEILGVQKIEDQTLRKKFDVKVSESSSEFPINEPYPDTNYKSLRMDIFAGYESDESHGKLSNKSSEAISSSASTKGTEESNEGKAALKLIPKQLLVRRNNERVKTKLISDDPMQHAAALLTIQKKLRESHSVKNDIKNTYCEEPNEFRIECEKTSNIHAPVTEVIPTEQTTITDVKVDSKDLSITVKTSITTKSESPGAVKLDFNEYRSGNKGTKLEELKKSRPRNSKDISDMECQVRSPVREQKKKSPSRKENREDKRISDRSKERRDKKFDDRERVDRRDSRTSKHEYNESRRRFSPSTSRNKKRTSWEREGSRSESHSRSWSRSRSKSPKRKEESFSGFSSKEKRSNRIDEDRSSRARIDDRRERSIRSSPRSNTAPHNKDHFKKHGPIKGDRDDWNRKKYDCMEREKEGRSYEPMEVLRERNVDIDRHRESRFRGDEADRSLWPYEAENMLRDGNESLDSYSNSQDLDLDYEEKTYYRDDSIERDIMEGPFRPSLKFKHRKSRLSTRRDRQWEKEREPLDLDRHGHIRRTDKLPPPRGRSPLRSRRSPRRPSHDRFRRESRSRSKSWSRSRSRSRSRSRSRSRSRSTSRSRSMMHSRSRSRSGSRSRTRSTSGSRMRSPDHLRMTERLRSSRSPSMGRGRVSESSRERKDEHDNMKLLDSCTERGRRIETIVQSVSGLPRDSTVLDSEMHIGDNMETVATSFQYSAENEVGNEYYYTENNLTYPPCIDDSTASSPKRLSLDDRLELELGIKKQQDGAGISNDYRENFNSNVCYPSPPGQQQQMLYRQQPTVLQVGNVLQVVPADFNGVPATHREPTNSSSAPIVRGSSQVVRVGNVLQVVPTSLDWSGGQPSSVDQSGGMMYSTTVPQSSPVPSVSISVPVPVPVPMPVPAVPSAMNSSTPVSTLSPVSLPLSVPVPVPVPGPAPVPIPVTQTTFPRAEVTSQKVPVLPVYNYEVILETRRKEQEERKRLREIRRKEKERRRIERINRRALQLLEKSNMRQSENANQQKNSNLDPSVLKALRESEEQGDAEEQQTSSTIFEKEEEMPVVASSASTEEEEVPVEEDEEEEEEEEAEVEYDEEEEEEAEDDEEEEEEDDEKSRLNKLKSEIDEATTVTAIDETTKVQIETESKGWPELPPPPLKGILVASGFRRTSVPNGNLDDLSTPENDNGDNTDKEDIEIDKNESSKDEAGENKLSKLKNQMKKTKLAKLGKRKQRSKKSVQFADGIKPGEGTSPSGGEGDMPSPPPPTTVARGGIRDVRRSSSRKSRKQEKRTRPPKAKKKVKVKIIKLKKPRVTPLTAMMMNDSDELDDRSPPPPPPGSPPPPHLWPSYLSAYNANNRTSEAQTTAAAISNTVQAPPPPTPLPLLVPPPPLNYTIQPCSKA; this is translated from the exons CTAGTTTAGAAGAggaaaattatgcaaataggAATGGACAAAATgtattagaaaatgtaaagatTTTGAGAGAAAGAAGTAGACAAGATGATGTTAATGTCTCTTATAAAAGTGGTTCAAAGTCtacaatagaaaataaatattcagagag AAGGCGATATGgaagagaagaacgaagagaTAGTGCGAATAAAGAGTCAAAAGATTATAATGGTAGCAAAGAACGATATTATAAAGTCTCGCGAGATAAAGAACAACGtagaaaagataaagatagGAAAGATGATAAAGATAAGCGAGAGGATAGTAATAAATACGAAGAGAACCGAGACAGGAAAGATgaagaaagagataaaaaggATAATGATAAATGGGAAGATGTAcgggaaaagaaaggaataaaagaaaagaaggagagtcttaaagaaaaaagaagtgaTTCACAGGAGAAACCtgaaattaaagatagaaaagaaaaggagaaagataaagacaaaggaaaagagagagacatAATGAATTCTTCTTCATGGGTGGAGTTAAAAAAGTGTGGTATACTGATAGACGACATCATTGAGATTAAAAGACGTGATCACTCAGAACGACCAATAAAGAACAG AACAGCCGAGGATTACTTACGTCACTTTGAGCAAATGTTAATGATAAACGATTGTCGTTTGAAACGATACGCTTTTATTGCCGAAGGACTAGAAGGTCCTAAAGAGTATCCTCCTGAATCAGTGAGAGCAACTAAACGAGGAAGGCCTCAGTTATTTTATTCTGAAAATCCTCGTATGTCACTTTTCATCAATCATCAACAAATTCTTCAGGCAGTTACTGTCGATCATCGTGAAAAAATGCGGGACATATGCGAGGCAGACTTTATACG AAACGATACGGAAGCAGCGGAAAAATCTCAACGTACACGTAACTGGTATCCAAAGACAGGCATATATAAATCCGAAGGAAACGACAAGTGGCATGTACCAATTAATGTACAACTGCCTAGGTCAAAATGGGATAGTGAAGATGAAGACAGGTTATCCGGCACTGGAAAGGAACAAGGAAATGTAGTGAAATCGAGTAACATAACTTCGAAGCaag aaccTGAGGAATTTTCTCCACGGTTAAGTACGATAGAAGAAGACATTAATAAAGACAAGAAAATGATCAACGAAGATGAGGCTTCTagtgttaaaaaaatagaCGACAATAGACAATCAACATCTCCTTTGTTACAGTCTGCAGGCAACGAAAAATTAGCATCGGAGTACGAACAGTTCATGAAGATGGTTTGCAGTGATATTCCAATGTCGAAAGAATTCTCCCCAAAACCGAATAAAGCTTCTACCTCGACGTTAAGCTATCATGAATTTAATATAGAAACTAATTTGCCGAATgacaataatttttcgtttgtaGAGCATAGTATATCCGGAAAGtcggataaaaataattcaaataaaattgaggaaaaattcaaatccAGTGAAAGTCGACAGAACTTGgaaaacatttcgaaaatCGAGGACGATCAGATATCATCAAATAGTTCTCATATTCAGGTTCAAAAACGCGTAAGAGTAGagagtaaaaatatacatgatAAAAGTGAATCGGAAGATTCTAAATCAATACCCAGCGATTGGGAAAACGTTCGAATTAAAGTAGAACGTATGAGCGACGAAAATTCTGACTctaaagaaacaagaaagaaaaagagacgaaagaaaGTGACTTCTAGCAGTAGTGAATCATCCAGTTCGTCGAGTTCCTCCGACTCTGAGGAAGAagtaaaaagaaggaaaagaaaacggaaaatatcgaacgattcgGACTCATTATCGGATTCAGATAGCAGcgatagtagtagtagcagcagTGATTCTTCTAGTTCCGATGATaaacggaagaaaagaaagaaaaagaaacgaaaagctgaaaaaagaaagaaaaaagcgaaacgaattgcaaagacgaagaagaagagaagaaggaaagtcAGTTCGGATTCAAGTAGTAGCGATTCGTCTGAagataggaagaaaaaaagggtaGCGACTAGAAAGTCTaaacagaagaaagaatataacgttaaacaagATAACAGAGAAGATATAATAAAGACGATACAAAAGTCGCCTTTGGAATCTTCTTCATTAGAAAATGCGAAATTGGTACGTTCTCAAGTTccattaaagaaaattaaagaggAAGTAAAAGTCGAAAATAGGAAAAGATCCTCAGATAAACACGACGTTTGGAACAAGGATCAGGAATTGGTCAGAAAGGTGATTTCTGATAGCGACATCCACAATAAAACCCacaaagatgaagaaaaaagaaacaaagtcGAAGAGCGATACTTGGAAGAGTGGGAAATGGATTCCGTGATCATGCCgcagaaaggagaaaaactGTCAAAGAGTAATGttgaaaaagtagaaaatactGATATACAAAACATTCGGAAAATAGAAAGGAAGGAGGAACGATGCAAGAAAGACgacaagaataaaaatgacgaacgtttggaagaaaaatgttcaagCATGAGCAAGGAGATCATCCCAGGGAGTTTGAAGATAGAAGAAGATGcagatggaaagaaaaagaggaaaagagataaagagaaaaaggacaGCAGTGAATTTTTAGCTGACTGGAAGAAGGAAAGTGAGCGTATATCTCAGCAAATAATGCAAGACGAAATAAAGCTCTCTAAAAAGTTAGAcaaacaaaaaagagaaaaatgggGAGAGACTGAATTTGATACTCTGAATGTCCCATCATTAACACAACTTGAAAAGGAAGTAAATAAGAGACAATTACTAGCGGACGAATGGGAAGTCGACAGCTTAGAAGCTGTGTCTGatttaatgattaataaaaagaagacctctcgtatttcaaagaaattagaaaaggaGGTTCGATATGATAAGAAAACAGATACATATATCGCTATAGAAAAGGAAACTGTAAAGGAATGTAAAAAGAGGCAAGACAGATTGTCTGCAATGAGAATTTGGgaagaagaacaagaagaaggagagaaagaagctTTGATGCTCCTGGAACAGAAGAGTAAGAGGAAGAGAGATGATTGGGACATTGAAGAAGAATCATTCTTACGAGAAAAAAGTGACAGAAAAGAAAGCGTAGAAGACAGCATTACTATAATTGAGAGCATCCATAAGGAGGTAAATGCAGTCAGTAAAAATGTGGATGCATCTATGAAACATGATGTTGTTACTAGCAAAAAGAGCAAGAAAAGTCGTTGGGATATGGAATCACAGtctgaagaaaaaataaagcttAAAACTCCTGTTATGTGGGAGGAAGAGTGTGCAGAATGGACGAAAGTGAATAAATTCGACCACGATATTGAGAGAGTATCTTTGGAATGCTGTGACTCGATATTAGCtaaaacgaagataaaagACGAGGACGTTTGTATGGTTGAACAGCAGTTGAGAAAGTCTACATCTAAGAATTCAACAAGTACAGATATTATCGATTTGTTTCCTAGAAAATGTCAGGATATAGATTTGTTAGAATCATCTTGGACTCCAGAAGAACATACTAGATGTAAGTCGCGAATAAGAAGTTTTGGTAACAGTTCACAGGAGAATATGCTCTTTGATAAGACCAAGGAATTGACGCCTTCGAAAGAGCAATGTACTGCAGAACAATTAAAGGATATCTTTGAGATAGATgtgaaattaacgaaaaaaaatacagaattgTATAGTCCCAGTTCTCCAGCTGGATCCCAGAAGTCTGAa gatatggaaatttttaaggATAATCAGGTAAATCTGAAGGAGAGTCTCCTACACAATAAACTAAAGAATGAAACTCTGGTTATGTCTGATGATGAATCAGTTCCCAATATACctcttcaaataaaatatcgcgatGGTAAATATGCAAAAGCTGCAGTGATGAaggaagaatttgaagaaattttaggAGTGCAGAAGATAGAGGATCAGACtcttcgaaagaaattcgatgTGAAAGTATCTGAAAGTTCGTCTGAATTTCCAATCAACGAACCATACCCAGACACGAACTATAAATCATTACGAATGGACATATTCGCAGGATATGAATCTGATGAATCACATGGAAAATTAAGCAACAAGAGTTCTGAGGCAATATCTTCATCTGCCAGCACAAAAGGAACAGAGGAGTCGAATGAAGGAAAAGCAGCACTCAAGTTGATTCCTAAACAACTGTTAGTCCGACGAAACAATGAACGCGTGAAGACAAAATTGATTTCAGACGATCCCATGCAACACGCTGCGGCTCTATTGACTATCCAGAAGAAACTTCGAGAGTCGCACTCTGtgaaaaacgatataaaaaacaCATATTGCGAAGAACCTAATGAATTTAGGATCGAGTGTGAAAAGACATCCAATATACATGCACCTGTTACTGAAGTTATTCCCACGGAACAGACTACTATTACGGATGTTAAGGTGGACTCGAAAGACTTGTCAATAACAGTGAAAACTTCGATTACCACAAAATCGGAATCACCAGGGGCGGTGAAGCTCGATTTCAATGAGTACAGGTCTGGGAACAAAGGAACTAAGTTGGAAGAACTTAAAAAGTCTAGACCACGTAATAGTAAAGATATTAGTGACATGGAATGTCAAGTAAGATCACCGGTCAGAgagcagaaaaagaaaagtccTAGCAGAAAGGAGAATAGGGAAGATAAACGAATCAGTGATCGTagcaaagaaagaagagataaaaaatttgatgatAGAGAAAGAGTAGATAGAAGAGATAGTAGGACTTCGAAACATGAGTACAATGAAAGTAGAAGGAGGTTCAGTCCTTCTACTAGTCGCAATAAAAAACGCACTTCCTGGGAACGGGAAGGAAGTCGTAGCGAAAGCCATAGCCGCAGTTGGAGTAGAAGTAGAAGCAAAAGTccaaagagaaaggaagagtcGTTTTCAGGCTTTTCTAGTAAAGAAAAACGATCAAATAGAATCGACGAGGATAGATCCAGTAGAGCAAGAATAGATGATAGGAGAGAAAGATCTATAAGAAGTTCTCCTAGATCTAACACTGCCCCACATAATAAAG atcattttaaaaaacatgGACCTATTAAAGGAGATCGAGATGACtggaatagaaagaaatacgaCTGtatggaaagagaaaaggaaggtAGGTCGTATGAACCAATGGAAGTActaagagagagaaacgtgGATATTGATAGACATAGAGAGAGTAGATTTCGCGGAGATGAAGCAGATCGGTCACTATGGCCGTACGAAGCAGAGAACATGCTTCGGGATGGAAATGAGTCCTTAGATTCCTATTCCAATAGTCAAGATTTAGATCTTGATTATGAAGAGAAAACGTACTACAGGGATGATAGTATTGAGAGGGATATCATGGAAGGTCCTTTCCGTCcttcattaaaattcaagCATAG aaaaagtaggCTCAGTACAAGAAGAGACAGACAAtgggagaaggaaagagaaccTTTGGATCTAGATAGACATGGACACATTCGAAGAACGGATAAATTACCTCCACCTAGAGGTCGTTCTCCATTACGGTCGCGAAGATCACCACGTAGACCATCACACGACCGCTTCAGACGTGAATCTAGATCGCGATCGAAATCATGGTCAAGATCAAGATCACGATCTAGGTCAAGATCTAGATCCAGATCGCGATCTCGATCTACGTCCAGGTCCCGGTCGATGATGCATTCAAGATCGAGATCTAGATCGGGATCTCGATCAAGAACTAGATCTACCTCGGGGTCCAGAATGAGAAGCCCGGATCATTTACGAATGACGGAACGATTACGATCTTCCAg ATCACCTTCCATGGGACGAGGTAGAGTGAGCGAAAGTTCAAGGGAAAGGAAGGATGAACACGATAATATGAAACTATTAGATAGCTGCACCGAAAGAGGTAGACGAATAGAAACGATCGTGCAGTCCGTATCCGGACTACCTAGGGACTCGACTGTGTTAGACTCGGAAATGCACATCGGTGACAATATGGAGACAGTTGCAACAAGTTTCCAATATTCGGCTGAAAACGAAGTTGGAAACGAATATTACTATACAGAGAATAATTTGACTTATCCACCGTGCATTGATGACTCAACGGCGAGTTCTCCGAAACGCCTATCCCTCGACGATAG GCTAGAACTTGAGCTGGGAATTAAGAAACAACAGGATGGAGCAGGAATATCAAATGATTACAGAGAAAACTTTAATTCGAATGTATGTTATCCATCACCGCCTGGACAACAGCAGCAAATGTTATACCGTCAACAACCTACTGTTTTACAA GTGGGCAATGTGTTGCAAGTGGTACCTGCAGATTTCAATGGTGTCCCAGCAACGCACAGAGAGCCGACCAACTCCTCCTCAGCACCGATTGTACGAGGTTCCAGTCAAGTAGTTCGCGTAGGTAATGTTCTTCAGGTTGTACCGACGTCCTTGGATTGGAGCGGTGGACAGCCTTCTTCAGTTGATCAATCAGGAGGGATGATGTATTCCACGACAGTCCCTCAATCTTCTCCAGTTCCCTCAGTATCTATATCTGTACCTGTTCCAGTTCCTGTCCCCATGCCTGTACCGGCCGTTCCATCCGCTATGAACTCATCGACACCAGTTTCTACTTTGTCCCCAGTTTCATTGCCTCTTTCCGTTCCCGTTCCTGTTCCTGTCCCTGGCCCTGCTCCTGTTCCAATTCCTGTGACGCAAACGACGTTCCCCAGAGCCGAAGTGACATCGCAGA aagTACCTGTTCTTCCGGTTTATAATTACGAAGTTATCTTGGAGACCCGTAGAAAAGAACAAGAAGAGCGTAAGCGACTGCGTGAGATtaggagaaaggaaaaagaacgtAGGCGAATCGAACGAATTAATCGTCGCGCTCTTCAATTGTTAGAGAAGAGTAACATGCGTCAGTCAGAAAACGCAAATCAGCAGAAGAATTCAAACCTGGATCCATCTGTTTTAAAAGCTCTTCGGGAAAGCGAAGAGCAAGGCGATGCAGAGGAACAACAAACTTCCTCTACTATTTTtgagaaggaggaagaaatgCCAGTAGTCGCATCTTCTGCTTCCACAGAAGAAGAGGAGGTACCTGTTGAGgaggacgaggaagaagaggaagaggaggaggctGAGGTGGAAtatgacgaagaagaagaagaagaggcgGAAGacgacgaagaggaagaagaagaggacgaTGAAAAGTCAcggttaaataaattgaaaagcgaAATCGATGAAGCTACAACGGTGACAGCGATAGATGAAACAACTAAGGTCCAAATCGAAACAGAATCCAAAGGATGGCCGGAGTTACCCCCGCCGCCTTTGAAAGGAATTTTAGTCGCATCAGGTTTTAG aaggACCTCGGTTCCTAATGGCAATTTGGATGACCTTTCTACTCCTGAAAATGATAACGGAGACAACACGGACAAAGAGGAtatagaaatagataaaaatgagTCCAGCAAAGATGAAGCTGGTGAGAACAAGTTAAGCAAATTGAAGAATCAAATGAAGAAAACTAAATTAGCGAAGTTaggaaaacgaaaacaaaggaGTAAAAAATCTGTCCAATTCGCTGATGGAATCAAACCTGGAGAAGGTACTAGTCCTAGTGGCGGTGAAGGGGATATGCCTTCCCCTCCACCACCCACTACTGTCGCTCGAGGTGGAATTCGTGACGTTCGAAGGTCCAGTTCCAGAAAGAGTagaaaacaagagaaaagaacACGACCTccaaaagcaaagaaaaaagtgaAG GTGAAAATCATAAAACTGAAGAAGCCCCGTGTCACTCCATTAACGGCGATGATGATGAATGATTCGGACGAACTAGATGATCGTTCTCCGCCACCGCCACCTCCAGGGTCTCCTCCACCGCCGCATCTTTGGCCAAGTTATCTTTCCGCTTACAACGCTAACAACCGTACTAGTGAAGCTCAAACAACGGCTGCTGCAATTTCGAACACAGTTCAAGCTCCTCCGCCACCTACACCGCTGCCTCTCTTagttcctcctcctcctttgAATTACACGATACAACCTTGCAGCAAGGCGTAA